TTCTTCTTTTCTTCTTTTCACCTTTTTTCCCCTCAGGAAAAGGCATCAGACACCGGGAAACATTGATATCATACTGATTTATAATAAATTAAGAACTTCTTACGTCTCTCCTATCGGATTCCCGCACACTGCCAAACCCGCACCAAAACTGCGGAATCCGCAGTCGAAGCGGTGCCGACTAAAACCCCATCCACTTATACTACAATCAATTACCCGACGGCATACTTCCTGCGCTAGAATGATCCAGATGAGTCATCCAGTGGATCGGGCAACGCTGAGCGGCGGCTGGTTAGGCTAGGAGTGACCTTATGAAAAAACTTGTGATTCCCGTAGTGGTCGTGGTGGTGGCGGCGGCGCTCATCGTTGTGGGGATGACGTTCTTCCGGCACCGCGACGACATCGACTACCGCCTGGTCGAGGTGACGCGCGCCGATGTGCGCACCACCGTCACGAGCACGGGAACCTTGCAGGCGATTACAACCGTTCAGGTCGGAACCCAGGTGTCGGGGGAGGTCTCCGAGATCTACGTAGACTTTAACGATCACGTCACAAAGGGACAGCTGATCGCCCGCATCGATCCCGTGCTCCTGGAGCAGGCGGTCCGCTCGGCCCAGGCCGATCTCGCCCGCAATCAGGCCGAGCTCGACCAGGACCAGCGCGAGTTCGATCGGATCGCGCGGCTCTACGAGCGCAAGGCCGCCACCGAGAGCGAGTACAACACCGCCCAGTACAGGGTCGATGTGGCCAAGGCCTCGCTCGAATCGGCCGGGATCGGTCTCGAGCGGGCGCGACGCAACCTCGGCTACAGCGAGATCCGCTCCCCCGTTGACGGTGTCGTGCTCGACCGCACGGTGGATAAGGGGCAAACGGTGGCGGCGAGCCTCTCCGCGCCGCAGCTCTTCCTCATCGCGGAGGATCTCTCCAAGATGGAGATCCTCGCCTCGGTGGACGAGAGCGACATCGGGAAAATCAAGGAAGGCCAAGCCGTGGAGTTCACCGTGCAGGCCTATCCCGACTCGACCTTTCCGGGAACGGTGAACCAGGTGCGCCTCAAGTCGACAAACCAGGAGAATGTGGTCAACTACGTCGTCTCCATCACGGTGGCCAATCCCACCGGACGGCTCCTGCCCGGCATGACCGCCACCGTGGAGTTCATCGTCGCCGAGGCCAAAAACGTACTGCGGGTCCCCAATGCCGCTCTCCGCTTCCGCGCCACCGATGAGATGCTGGCCGAGCTGCGCCAGCGCCGGCAGACGGCGGATGCCGATAGCAGCATGGGCGGAAGGCCCCGCGGCGACAGAATCCGCCGTCCCCACGCGCAGGGCACGGCGGAGCGCGCCATGCTTTGGACCCTCGACGAGAACGGCAAACCCACTGCTCTCTTCGCCCGCACGGGAATCACCGATGGTCAGTACACCGAGTTGATGGGTCAAAAGATCGAGGAGGGCACGCAGCTCATCGCGGCGATCGTGAAATCGTCCGCGGCGACGGCTTCCACCAATCCATTCCAACAAGAACAACCGTCCGGGGGGCGCCGTCCCCCGCCCGGGCTCTAGGGAGATCAGCGCCATGGCATCGCAGGCGGTCATCGAAACCCGGGATCTGGTGAAAATCTATCGGATGGGAAGCACCGAGGTGCCGGCCCTGCGCGGGGTTTCGTTCCGCGTGGATCCCGGGGAGATGATCGCCATCATGGGCGCCTCCGGGTCGGGCAAGTCGACGCTCATGAACATCCTCGGCTGCCTCGATCGTCCAACATCGGGGAGCTACCGGCTCGACGGGATGCGCGTGGAAGAGCTCGGCCGCAGCGGCCTTGCCGACATCCGCAATCAAAAGATCGGATTCGTCTTTCAAACCTTCAACCTTCTCCCCCGCACCAGCGCGCTGGAGAATGTAGAACTGCCGCTCCTCTACGACCGCTCCGGACGCAAGATGATCACACGGGCGGCGGCCGCAACGGCCCTTGAACGCGTTGGGCTCGGCGACCGGATGGAGCACGAGCCGTCCGAACTCTCCGGCGGCCAGCAACAGCGCGTGGCCATCGCCCGCGCCCTGGTTACACGGCCGGCGCTGCTGCTCGCCGATGAACCAACGGGCAACCTCGACACCCGCACTTCGATTGAGGTCATGGCCCTCTTCCAGGAACTGAATCGTGAGGGCATGACGACCATCCTCGTGACCCACGAGCACGACATCGCCGGATATGCCCGCCGGGTCATCGAGCTGCGCGACGGGCGGATCCTGCGCGACGCGGCGGTGGAAAAGCAACGCATCGCCTCCGAGGATCTTTCACATTCACCCATCGTCGTCGAAGGAGACGCGCCGTGAAATCGATCAACCTCATCCGCATCGCCGGCCACAGCATTTTGAAGAACAAGATGCGGGCGCTGCTCACCATGCTCGGTATCGTGATCGGCGTGGGGGCGGTCATCCTCATGGTCGCCATCGGCCAGGGGGCCACCAAGCAAATCGAGGCCACCGTGCAGGGGCTCGGCACCAACATGCTGGTCATCACTCCCGGCGCGGCCACCGCCGGCGGCGTGAGCCAGGGGGCGAACACCTTCAATCGTCTCACCATCGAGGATGCTGAGATGCTCCGTGAGCAGAGTTACTTGCTGGCCGCTGTCTCCCCGGTGGTGACCACGCGCAGTCAGATCGTCGGCGGCCAGGGGAATTGGCGCGCCTTCATCTTCGGCGTCCACACCGACTACCAGATCATCCGCGATTGGCCCGTGGAGTTCGGGGTCTTCTTCGATCAAGGCGACATCAAAGCGATACGGAAGGTCGCCGTCTTGGGAAATACGGTGGCGATCAATCTCTTCGGCGACGAGGATCCCATCGGGCAGCAGATCCGGATCCGCAATGTGCCGTTCACGGTGGTCGGCGTGCTCACGCAGAAGGGGCAAACCGCATCGGGGGACGACCAGGACGACATCGTTCTCGCTCCCTATACGACGGTGCAGAACCGGCTCTCGGGACATCAGTTCATCACCCAGATCCTGGCCAGCACCTTTTCGCCGGATGAGATTGAGGCCGGCCAGGAGGAGATCCGCTCGATTATGCGTGACGCGCACGGATTGAGCGAGAGCCAGGGCGATGATTTCACCGTGCGCAACCAGGCAGAGCTCGCCGAAACGGCGGCCCAAACGACCCAGGTGATGACGCTGCTGCTCTCGGCCATCGCGGGCATCTCCCTCGTCGTCGGCGGGATCGGCATCATGAACATTATGCTCGTCTCGGTCACCGAGCGGACGCGCGAGATCGGACTGCGCATGGCCCTCGGCGCGCGGGGAAGCGACATCCTCACCCAATTCCTCGTTGAGAGCATCGTGCTGAGCTCCGCGGGCGGCCTCATCGGCGTGGCCGTGGGGATCGCCGGCGGCCTGCTGCTCGGTTCGTTCACCGGCTGGGCCATCGCCATATCCCCCCTCACCGTGCTCATCGCCCTGGCGTTCGCGGGCTCGGTGGGCGTGTTCTTCGGCTTCTACCCGGCGCGACGCGCGGCGGCCCTCGACCCCATCGACGCCCTCAGGTACGAATGATGAAGATAAATGCAGAGAAAACGTTTTTGTTAAACCATGCGATCATGGCGATCCCGGGCCTGCGGCGCTGTGCGGGCATCGCCGCCGCGCTCCTGTTCGCGCTCAGCGCCATCGCCCCGTGCGCTCAGGCCGCGGCGCGCACGATCACATTTGAGCAGGCGGTCGATATCGCCCTCGAACGGAACCTCTCGCTGCTGCTGGCCGACAACCAGCGCGAGCTCAACGACATTTCCGTCTCCGATGCGCGCTGGCGCTTCTTTCCCGACCTGCGCTTCAGCCTTTCGCGCAGCCTGTCGGCCGACAAATCCCAGACGGATGGTGGAAGCTCGGACTGGTCGACCGGAACCTCCATGAGCGCCGGTCTCTCATCCGGCATCACGCTTTTCAACGGATTCGCCAACGTCTCCAGCCTGCGCCAGGCCCGTTTCGAACAGGCGGCGGGCGAGCTCAACTACGAGCGGGCGCGCCAGACCACGGTTTTCCAAATCATCAGCGACTACCTCGCCTTGATCGAAGCAACGGAGCAGGAGCGGGTTCGCCGGGAGAACCTCGCCGCCCAGGAGGAGCAGATCGAAAAGGTGCGCGCCCTGGTTGATGAGGGGGAGCGCCCGATCAACGAGCTGTATCAGCAGGAAGCCAATGTGGCGTCGGCGCGGCTTGCCCTGGTGGAGGCGCAACGCACCCTCGAACTGAGCCGCGTCGATCTGATTCAGACATTGCACCTCGATCCTCTGGCGGAGATCGAGTTTATCATTCCCCCCACCGGCGCCCTCGAGCCCGGCGGGGAACCGCAACCCTACGCGGACTTGATGGAGACCGCGAGCCACGTGCGCGCGGATCTCGCCGCCGAGGTGAATTATCTCGCGGCGGACAAAGAGCAGCTGACTCAGGCCAAGGCGGACCGGTGGCCCACCCTGTCGCTTTCAGGAAGCTTCTCGAGCCGCTACTCTGATTCCCAGACGGGAGGGCTCTTCACGCAATTCGATGAACGGCAGTCGGCCGGGTTAGGACTTTCACTTTCCTACCCACTCTTCAACCGCATGCAGACGCGCCATGCGATCCAGCGGGCCAAGATTGCTTTGAAGAACGCTGAGATCGGAATGGACGGACTGCGGCAGGATGTCGCCCTGCAAATTCGGCGCGCGGTGCTCGACCGCGACGCCGCGCGCGAGTCGATGAAGGCCGCAACGGCGCGGGTCACGGCCGCACGCGAGGCGCTCACCTATATCAATGAACGCTATCTCGCGGGCGCGTCCACCCTCTTCGAAGTCACCTTGGCCCAGGCCGAGCTCATCTCCGCGGAGAGCGG
The Candidatus Eisenbacteria bacterium genome window above contains:
- a CDS encoding ABC transporter ATP-binding protein, giving the protein MASQAVIETRDLVKIYRMGSTEVPALRGVSFRVDPGEMIAIMGASGSGKSTLMNILGCLDRPTSGSYRLDGMRVEELGRSGLADIRNQKIGFVFQTFNLLPRTSALENVELPLLYDRSGRKMITRAAAATALERVGLGDRMEHEPSELSGGQQQRVAIARALVTRPALLLADEPTGNLDTRTSIEVMALFQELNREGMTTILVTHEHDIAGYARRVIELRDGRILRDAAVEKQRIASEDLSHSPIVVEGDAP
- a CDS encoding ABC transporter permease encodes the protein MKSINLIRIAGHSILKNKMRALLTMLGIVIGVGAVILMVAIGQGATKQIEATVQGLGTNMLVITPGAATAGGVSQGANTFNRLTIEDAEMLREQSYLLAAVSPVVTTRSQIVGGQGNWRAFIFGVHTDYQIIRDWPVEFGVFFDQGDIKAIRKVAVLGNTVAINLFGDEDPIGQQIRIRNVPFTVVGVLTQKGQTASGDDQDDIVLAPYTTVQNRLSGHQFITQILASTFSPDEIEAGQEEIRSIMRDAHGLSESQGDDFTVRNQAELAETAAQTTQVMTLLLSAIAGISLVVGGIGIMNIMLVSVTERTREIGLRMALGARGSDILTQFLVESIVLSSAGGLIGVAVGIAGGLLLGSFTGWAIAISPLTVLIALAFAGSVGVFFGFYPARRAAALDPIDALRYE
- a CDS encoding efflux RND transporter periplasmic adaptor subunit, yielding MKKLVIPVVVVVVAAALIVVGMTFFRHRDDIDYRLVEVTRADVRTTVTSTGTLQAITTVQVGTQVSGEVSEIYVDFNDHVTKGQLIARIDPVLLEQAVRSAQADLARNQAELDQDQREFDRIARLYERKAATESEYNTAQYRVDVAKASLESAGIGLERARRNLGYSEIRSPVDGVVLDRTVDKGQTVAASLSAPQLFLIAEDLSKMEILASVDESDIGKIKEGQAVEFTVQAYPDSTFPGTVNQVRLKSTNQENVVNYVVSITVANPTGRLLPGMTATVEFIVAEAKNVLRVPNAALRFRATDEMLAELRQRRQTADADSSMGGRPRGDRIRRPHAQGTAERAMLWTLDENGKPTALFARTGITDGQYTELMGQKIEEGTQLIAAIVKSSAATASTNPFQQEQPSGGRRPPPGL
- a CDS encoding TolC family protein yields the protein MMKINAEKTFLLNHAIMAIPGLRRCAGIAAALLFALSAIAPCAQAAARTITFEQAVDIALERNLSLLLADNQRELNDISVSDARWRFFPDLRFSLSRSLSADKSQTDGGSSDWSTGTSMSAGLSSGITLFNGFANVSSLRQARFEQAAGELNYERARQTTVFQIISDYLALIEATEQERVRRENLAAQEEQIEKVRALVDEGERPINELYQQEANVASARLALVEAQRTLELSRVDLIQTLHLDPLAEIEFIIPPTGALEPGGEPQPYADLMETASHVRADLAAEVNYLAADKEQLTQAKADRWPTLSLSGSFSSRYSDSQTGGLFTQFDERQSAGLGLSLSYPLFNRMQTRHAIQRAKIALKNAEIGMDGLRQDVALQIRRAVLDRDAARESMKAATARVTAAREALTYINERYLAGASTLFEVTLAQAELISAESGEVSTRYRLLWQNRLVDYYVGTLDPDAGLGN